A window of Cryptomeria japonica chromosome 3, Sugi_1.0, whole genome shotgun sequence contains these coding sequences:
- the LOC131874266 gene encoding uncharacterized protein LOC131874266: MGANKLAYWKAIIDRIKNAFSTWKARWLSLSGRLLQIKTGLSAIPNYYMSILKAAIGVIQQVEKIIRGFLWRHNMSEEKKISLISIQEMAHDKGGGGVGLHDLSKRNIAFGGKLVWKMVSKPDTKWCRIMQEKYLDSLNPSPVGTTLDPPKGSIVWNFMMSWRQVITRYVSWEVHNGESIQLWEDSWNGLPPLKLSELLLDAIPTI; encoded by the coding sequence ATGGGTGCCAATAAGTTAGCTTATTGGAAAGCTATTATTGATAGAATTAAGAATGCATTCTCCACATGGAAGGCCCGTTGGTTGTCTCTGTCAGGTAGATTACTCCAAATAAAAACAGGCTTGTCTGCCATTCCTAATTATTACATGTCAATCCTCAAAGCGGCTATTGGAGTCATTCAACAGGTTGAGAAAATTATTAGAGGTTTCCTATGGAGGCATAATATGTCAGAAGAAAAAAAGATCTCGCTTATCTCAATTCAGGAAATGGCTCATGACAAGGGGGGAGGGGGAGTAGGTCTACATGACTTATCTAAAAGGAACATTGCCTTTGGGGGTAAACTTGTGtggaaaatggtttccaaaccagACACTAAGTGGTGCAGAATCATGCAGGAAAAGTATTTGGATTCTCTAAATCCTTCCCCTGTCGGAACTACTCTTGATCCTCCAAAAGGATCAattgtttggaacttcatgatgtcttGGAGGCAAGTTATTACAAGATATGTATCTTGGGAGGTTCACAATGGTGAGAGCATTCAATTATGGGAGGACTCATGGAATGGTTTGCCTCCTTTAAAGCTCTCAGAGCTTCTACTGGATGCTATTCCAACTATATAA